From the Nodularia sp. NIES-3585 genome, one window contains:
- a CDS encoding M90 family metallopeptidase, with protein MVEIIAVFMIIGLIVIGILASPILIKQRRNRIKHRPFPPLWTAIIENHLPIYLKLSPDERRRLQGHIRVFLAEKQFIGCGGLQVTEEMKVTIAAVACLLLLNERGKYFPQLRSILIYPRTYFVNQTVATGNYVVQERREARLGESWTQDQVILSWEQVEQDTSNWKDGHNVVLHEFAHQLDQEDRTANGVPILSRNSDYAVWAQVMTAEYQQLCHDIPRKVKTVMDGYGTTNPAEFFAVATETFYEKPRQLRQHHPALYEQLQRYYQLDPVQWT; from the coding sequence ATGGTGGAGATAATTGCTGTTTTTATGATCATTGGCCTGATTGTGATTGGTATTTTAGCCAGTCCAATTTTAATAAAACAGCGCCGCAATCGGATTAAACACCGTCCTTTCCCCCCACTATGGACTGCTATCATTGAAAACCATCTGCCTATTTATCTCAAGCTTTCACCTGATGAACGTCGGAGACTTCAGGGACATATTCGAGTATTTTTAGCAGAAAAGCAATTCATTGGTTGTGGCGGTTTGCAAGTAACAGAAGAAATGAAGGTAACTATTGCTGCTGTGGCTTGTTTACTTTTACTCAACGAACGCGGAAAATATTTTCCTCAACTGCGTTCTATTTTAATTTATCCCAGGACATATTTTGTGAATCAAACTGTAGCAACGGGAAATTATGTGGTTCAAGAAAGACGCGAGGCTAGACTAGGGGAATCATGGACTCAAGACCAAGTGATATTATCTTGGGAACAGGTTGAACAAGATACTAGTAACTGGAAGGATGGACATAATGTTGTGCTACACGAATTTGCCCATCAGTTAGATCAAGAGGATAGAACAGCTAACGGTGTACCTATTTTGTCGCGAAACTCAGATTATGCTGTGTGGGCGCAGGTGATGACAGCAGAATATCAACAACTTTGTCATGATATTCCCAGAAAAGTTAAAACTGTCATGGATGGCTATGGTACAACCAATCCCGCAGAATTTTTTGCTGTAGCGACTGAAACATTCTATGAAAAACCCCGCCAATTACGACAGCACCATCCAGCACTTTATGAGCAATTACAACGCTATTATCAGTTAGATCCCGTTCAATGGACTTAA
- a CDS encoding AAA family ATPase, whose protein sequence is MKVESIYIQNFKKFENLRVSFHNKILNEVSDRFLILGDNGSGKTTLLQAIALPLALATGRIQNISDFDWIGFLPGRYWRWGTPRIELEVSFEEEELEATREIAERWYHALPPDFRPDQFVTPGNSRVVKVILNGELWKAGNTSAERAQFRGRYYTQRIINRADQSVRHYFSRLPGIFWFDQFRNLGANPNQESGEGVKEGRGETSFESGVGRLRQYLIAWKRKQEDGRNYENDYLSQLERLYKIVFPERYFWGLENLPSIDSPTEEATYFLLSDGNRTYDLVEMSAGEQSIFPILYELVRQQVAYSVVLIDEIDLNLHPPAAQFLVSQLLKIQPTCQFIVTTHSETVSNVISESDRYRLSGGVLCL, encoded by the coding sequence ATGAAAGTAGAGTCCATCTATATTCAAAATTTCAAAAAATTTGAAAATTTGAGGGTTTCGTTTCACAACAAAATTCTGAATGAAGTCAGCGATCGCTTCCTAATTTTAGGAGACAATGGTTCTGGTAAAACAACATTATTACAGGCGATCGCTCTGCCTCTAGCACTTGCAACTGGGCGAATTCAGAACATTTCTGACTTTGATTGGATTGGGTTTTTACCAGGGCGATACTGGCGATGGGGAACACCAAGAATAGAATTAGAAGTATCTTTTGAAGAAGAAGAACTGGAAGCTACTCGTGAGATTGCGGAAAGATGGTATCACGCTCTACCACCAGATTTTCGTCCAGACCAATTTGTCACACCAGGAAATAGTCGTGTAGTCAAAGTCATTTTGAATGGAGAGTTATGGAAGGCTGGTAATACATCAGCCGAACGCGCTCAGTTTCGAGGACGCTATTATACACAGCGAATAATTAATCGCGCTGATCAGTCTGTTCGCCATTATTTCTCTCGACTTCCAGGAATTTTTTGGTTTGATCAGTTTCGTAACTTGGGAGCTAATCCTAACCAGGAAAGCGGAGAAGGTGTCAAGGAAGGTAGAGGTGAAACTTCTTTTGAGTCAGGCGTTGGTCGTTTGCGGCAATATCTAATTGCTTGGAAACGTAAGCAAGAAGATGGTAGAAATTATGAAAATGATTACTTGAGCCAGTTAGAACGACTGTATAAAATAGTATTTCCTGAGCGTTATTTTTGGGGTTTAGAAAATTTACCCAGTATAGATTCTCCAACGGAAGAAGCTACTTACTTCTTACTCAGCGATGGAAATCGTACTTATGATCTAGTGGAGATGTCTGCTGGTGAGCAATCAATTTTTCCTATCCTTTATGAGTTGGTTAGACAGCAGGTTGCGTACTCAGTTGTACTGATTGATGAAATAGACTTGAATTTACATCCTCCCGCTGCTCAATTTTTGGTCAGTCAATTGCTGAAGATTCAGCCTACTTGCCAGTTTATTGTCACAACCCACTCTGAAACTGTCAGCAATGTTATTAGTGAAAGTGATCGATACCGCCTGTCTGGAGGGGTGTTGTGTCTGTAA
- a CDS encoding nucleoside recognition domain-containing protein: protein MKKSSSPLNAIWLFLIVSATVVAAYNGNMAALTEASFTAAESAVTLAIGLVGAMALWLGIMKVAEAAGMMRLIARLIRPVMSRLFPEVPVNHPAMSAMVMNMAANALGLGNAATPMGLKAMAELNKLNPNPGTATPAMCLFLAINTSSVTLLPLGVITVRASAGATNPASIILPSIIATIISTGVAIGASKLLARRTTSKLTPLESELETTEADSKTADDETPESELIPPGMIGNIVFGGLIVAFLAAVFYRLSLRGLPYIFSMVFLSNLSNWLLPILICLFLLFGYFRGVKVYEVLTDGAKEGFEIAIRIIPFLVAIFVAIGMFRASGALDILTAIVSPITSLITLPPEALPMALIRPLSGSGSYGLMSEIVKNDPDSFLSFLVSTMQGSTETTFYVMAVYFGSIGIIRTSYTLPAALCADAAGMLASLAICRIMF from the coding sequence ATGAAAAAATCATCGTCGCCACTTAATGCCATTTGGCTGTTCTTGATTGTTTCCGCCACAGTAGTAGCAGCTTATAACGGCAACATGGCCGCTTTAACAGAAGCCTCTTTCACAGCAGCAGAAAGCGCAGTTACCCTAGCCATTGGACTGGTTGGGGCGATGGCGCTGTGGTTGGGAATTATGAAAGTTGCCGAAGCCGCAGGGATGATGCGATTAATCGCCCGTTTGATTCGTCCAGTCATGAGCCGACTTTTTCCCGAAGTTCCCGTAAATCACCCTGCTATGTCCGCAATGGTGATGAATATGGCAGCCAACGCCCTGGGGCTAGGAAACGCCGCTACACCAATGGGTTTAAAAGCGATGGCAGAACTGAATAAACTCAACCCAAATCCGGGAACCGCAACACCCGCGATGTGTTTGTTTTTAGCCATTAACACCTCATCGGTGACATTGTTACCCCTTGGTGTAATTACTGTCCGCGCCAGTGCTGGGGCTACTAATCCCGCCTCAATTATCCTGCCTTCCATTATTGCTACTATCATTTCCACAGGCGTGGCTATTGGTGCTAGTAAACTTTTAGCCCGTCGGACAACCTCTAAGCTGACTCCTTTAGAATCTGAATTAGAAACTACCGAAGCAGACAGCAAAACCGCAGACGATGAAACTCCCGAATCTGAATTAATTCCTCCTGGAATGATAGGTAATATTGTTTTCGGCGGGTTAATTGTGGCATTTTTGGCGGCTGTCTTTTACCGTCTATCTCTGCGAGGATTACCTTATATATTCAGTATGGTTTTTCTCAGTAACCTTTCCAACTGGCTACTGCCTATTTTAATTTGTCTATTCCTATTATTTGGCTATTTCCGAGGCGTGAAAGTTTACGAAGTTCTCACCGACGGTGCAAAAGAAGGCTTTGAAATTGCCATTCGGATTATTCCATTTTTAGTGGCAATTTTTGTAGCGATTGGAATGTTTCGTGCTAGTGGCGCTTTGGATATTCTCACAGCCATAGTTTCTCCCATTACTTCACTGATTACTCTTCCACCAGAAGCTTTACCAATGGCATTAATTCGCCCCCTTTCAGGTAGTGGTTCCTATGGGTTAATGTCAGAAATTGTCAAAAATGACCCGGACAGCTTTTTGTCTTTTCTTGTTTCCACAATGCAAGGTTCAACAGAAACTACCTTTTATGTGATGGCGGTTTATTTTGGCAGTATTGGCATTATTCGCACAAGTTACACACTCCCGGCGGCGCTGTGTGCTGATGCAGCAGGAATGCTGGCATCTTTGGCAATTTGCCGGATAATGTTTTAA
- a CDS encoding threonine dehydratase — protein sequence MSRLIQIFQNLFLRLEGFFGIVFQSFWGFIKNVFGPFTKVLGFTKSDYFLETDAAQGIKQAANQQVIAKIQDKTPETPVTRSRRQNAKMDDYFLNMARDVNKN from the coding sequence ATGTCTCGTTTAATTCAAATTTTTCAGAACTTGTTCCTTCGTCTTGAAGGATTTTTCGGTATTGTTTTCCAAAGTTTCTGGGGTTTTATCAAAAATGTATTTGGTCCTTTTACCAAGGTTTTGGGATTTACTAAGTCTGATTATTTCTTAGAAACTGATGCAGCGCAAGGTATAAAGCAAGCAGCAAATCAACAAGTAATTGCCAAGATTCAGGATAAAACTCCTGAAACTCCCGTTACTAGAAGCCGTCGTCAGAATGCCAAAATGGATGACTACTTTCTCAATATGGCTCGTGATGTGAACAAGAACTAA
- the ilvA gene encoding threonine ammonia-lyase, biosynthetic, with protein MYCDYLVQILTARVYDVAQETPLDYAPNLSKRLNNQLLLKREDMQSVFSFKLRGAYNKMVNLSPELLAQGVIAASAGNHAQGVALAASRLGTRAIIVMPVTTPQVKIDAVKARGGEVLLHGNAYDDAYVYARELEAEKGLTFIHPFDDPDVIAGQGTIGMEILRQYQQPIHAIFVAIGGGGLISGIAAYVKRLRPEIKIIGVEPVDADAMSQSLKAGHRVRLSQVGLFADGVAVREVGEETFRLCQNYVDEIILVDTDDTCAAIKDVFEDTRSILEPAGALAIAAAKAYAEREKIQGQTLIAVACGANMNFDRLRFVAERAEFGERREAIFAVAIPEAQGSLRKFCECIDQRNLTEFNYRIADKTEAHIFVGVQIQNRADAVKMVESFESCGFKTIDLTDDELTKLHLRHMVGGHSPLAHNELLYRFEFPERPGALMKFVGSMSPNWNISMFHYRNNGADYGRIVVGMQVPPQEMAEWRAFLDTLGYRYWDESQNPAYKLFLG; from the coding sequence ATGTATTGCGACTACCTGGTACAGATTCTGACTGCCCGTGTGTACGATGTTGCCCAGGAAACACCACTGGATTATGCCCCTAACCTCTCGAAACGACTGAATAATCAACTCTTGCTGAAACGGGAGGATATGCAGTCAGTTTTTTCTTTTAAGCTGCGGGGTGCTTATAACAAAATGGTGAATCTTTCGCCGGAATTGCTGGCGCAGGGTGTCATTGCTGCATCTGCGGGGAATCATGCCCAAGGTGTCGCTTTAGCTGCTAGCCGGCTGGGAACACGAGCGATTATTGTTATGCCGGTGACTACTCCCCAGGTGAAAATAGATGCAGTCAAAGCCAGAGGGGGAGAGGTGCTATTACATGGCAATGCCTACGATGATGCTTATGTTTACGCCCGTGAATTGGAGGCAGAAAAAGGACTAACTTTTATTCATCCCTTTGATGATCCTGATGTCATAGCTGGACAAGGGACAATTGGCATGGAAATTTTGCGGCAATACCAGCAACCAATTCATGCGATTTTTGTGGCTATTGGTGGTGGGGGATTGATTTCTGGAATTGCGGCTTATGTCAAACGGTTGCGTCCGGAAATTAAGATTATCGGTGTGGAACCGGTGGATGCTGATGCGATGTCGCAATCACTCAAAGCTGGACATCGGGTGCGGTTGTCCCAGGTGGGCTTATTTGCTGATGGGGTGGCGGTGCGAGAAGTGGGAGAAGAAACTTTTCGTTTGTGTCAGAACTATGTAGATGAAATTATTCTAGTTGATACAGATGATACCTGCGCGGCGATTAAAGATGTATTTGAGGATACAAGATCAATTTTAGAACCAGCCGGTGCTTTAGCGATCGCAGCGGCTAAAGCCTACGCCGAACGTGAAAAAATCCAAGGACAAACCTTAATCGCGGTGGCTTGCGGTGCTAACATGAACTTTGACCGTTTGCGCTTTGTCGCAGAACGAGCAGAATTTGGAGAACGTCGCGAAGCTATCTTTGCAGTGGCCATTCCCGAAGCACAGGGTAGTCTGCGGAAGTTCTGTGAATGTATTGATCAACGCAATCTCACCGAGTTTAACTATCGCATTGCCGATAAAACAGAAGCTCATATTTTTGTAGGTGTACAAATCCAAAACCGTGCTGATGCGGTAAAAATGGTGGAAAGCTTTGAAAGCTGCGGTTTCAAAACCATTGATTTAACCGATGATGAACTGACCAAATTACACCTGCGGCACATGGTTGGTGGGCATTCTCCCCTAGCCCATAACGAATTGCTTTATCGTTTTGAGTTTCCCGAACGTCCTGGCGCATTAATGAAGTTTGTTGGTTCCATGAGTCCCAACTGGAATATCAGTATGTTCCACTACCGCAACAACGGGGCAGATTATGGGCGAATTGTTGTAGGAATGCAAGTACCCCCCCAAGAGATGGCGGAGTGGCGAGCATTTCTTGATACTCTCGGCTACCGCTATTGGGATGAAAGTCAGAACCCTGCATATAAGCTGTTTTTGGGTTGA
- a CDS encoding class I SAM-dependent methyltransferase: MTATTTTLGLASRLVNGILAIKPLANLAKHQARQMMIKRAEKMGVPWTQEVKTLQARDWTGELAQVQNPQLSYPDYYLNSFHAYETGNLSWQAAFEVKPAAHAVHAKIWQDAEVQGDAKLRQSYHDILKGSLTNYPQDILDVGCSVGLSTFAVQEVYPQSQITGLDLSPYFLAVAHYRAQQGQAQINWLHAAAESTGLPDAGFDLVSIFLMCHELPQSATRKIFAEMRRVLRPGGHLAIMDMNPRSEIYQKMPPYILTLLKSTEPYLDQYFALDIEQALVEAGFQPPTITSNTPRHRTVVAQVSG; this comes from the coding sequence ATGACTGCTACAACAACAACTCTTGGTTTAGCCTCCCGTTTGGTAAATGGTATCTTGGCTATCAAACCTTTAGCCAATCTAGCCAAGCATCAAGCTAGACAAATGATGATTAAACGCGCTGAAAAAATGGGCGTTCCTTGGACACAAGAAGTAAAAACATTACAGGCGCGTGATTGGACAGGAGAATTAGCGCAAGTACAAAATCCTCAGCTTTCCTACCCAGACTATTACCTGAATTCATTCCATGCTTATGAAACTGGAAATCTCAGTTGGCAAGCTGCGTTTGAGGTAAAACCTGCTGCTCATGCCGTTCATGCTAAAATTTGGCAAGATGCAGAAGTTCAAGGTGACGCTAAATTACGTCAAAGTTACCACGATATTCTTAAAGGTTCTCTGACAAATTATCCGCAAGATATCTTAGATGTGGGATGTAGTGTAGGTTTGAGTACCTTTGCTGTGCAAGAAGTTTATCCCCAGTCTCAGATTACAGGTTTAGACTTATCGCCTTACTTTTTAGCTGTGGCTCATTACCGCGCCCAACAGGGTCAAGCTCAAATTAATTGGCTTCATGCGGCAGCTGAATCTACTGGTTTACCAGATGCTGGTTTTGATTTAGTTTCTATTTTCTTAATGTGCCACGAATTGCCCCAGTCAGCAACCCGAAAGATTTTTGCCGAAATGCGGCGGGTGCTGCGTCCAGGTGGTCATTTGGCAATTATGGACATGAATCCTCGATCAGAAATTTACCAGAAAATGCCCCCCTACATTTTGACGCTGCTCAAAAGTACTGAACCTTATTTAGATCAATATTTTGCTTTGGACATTGAGCAAGCCTTAGTTGAAGCTGGTTTTCAACCGCCCACTATCACCAGTAATACTCCTCGTCACCGCACTGTAGTTGCTCAAGTCAGTGGCTGA
- a CDS encoding aldo/keto reductase, with translation MEKRRLGTSDIQITPILMGTWQAGKVMWTGIEDADSIKTIRAAFEAGITTIDTAEIYGDGHSEQVIATALSDVRDRVEYASKVFANHLKHDQVIAACDRSLKNLKTDYIDLYQIHWPSGCFNSEIVPIEETMGALNQLKEQGKIRSIGVSNFSRAQLVEAAQYGRIDSLQPPYSLFWRQVEKEAMPYCIENNISILAYSPLAQGLLTGKFGVGHKFDPTDNRAKNKLFQGENFQRAQQALEKLRPIAARHNCSLAQLALAWLIAQPQTSAIAGARYPEQAQDNASAADIQLSSDEVAEIDAIGRIVTDHLDENAVMWNW, from the coding sequence ATGGAAAAGCGCAGACTAGGTACATCAGATATCCAAATCACACCCATCCTCATGGGGACTTGGCAAGCTGGTAAAGTCATGTGGACGGGAATTGAGGATGCTGACTCAATTAAAACCATCCGAGCCGCCTTTGAAGCTGGGATTACGACCATTGATACTGCTGAAATATACGGCGATGGGCATTCTGAGCAAGTGATCGCCACAGCTTTATCTGATGTCCGCGATCGCGTCGAGTACGCCTCGAAAGTTTTCGCCAACCATCTCAAGCATGATCAAGTCATTGCAGCGTGCGATCGCTCTTTAAAAAATCTCAAAACTGATTACATAGACCTTTACCAAATACATTGGCCTTCCGGGTGCTTCAATTCAGAAATAGTCCCCATTGAGGAAACTATGGGCGCTTTGAATCAACTCAAGGAACAGGGAAAAATCCGGTCAATTGGCGTTTCTAATTTTTCTCGCGCCCAATTAGTAGAAGCCGCACAATATGGACGTATTGATAGTTTACAACCCCCTTATTCCTTATTTTGGCGACAGGTGGAAAAAGAAGCTATGCCCTATTGTATTGAAAATAATATTTCCATCTTGGCTTATTCACCCTTAGCCCAAGGATTGTTAACCGGAAAATTTGGAGTTGGTCATAAATTTGACCCCACAGACAACCGTGCTAAAAATAAATTATTTCAAGGCGAGAACTTTCAACGCGCTCAACAAGCTTTAGAAAAACTACGTCCCATAGCGGCGCGTCACAATTGTAGCCTAGCTCAGTTAGCATTAGCTTGGTTAATCGCCCAACCTCAAACCAGTGCGATTGCAGGAGCGCGTTATCCCGAACAAGCACAAGACAACGCCAGCGCTGCTGATATTCAACTTTCTAGCGACGAAGTGGCAGAAATCGATGCCATTGGGCGCATTGTTACCGACCATCTCGATGAAAATGCTGTGATGTGGAATTGGTAA
- the ggt gene encoding gamma-glutamyltransferase translates to MPILTVSRRIAIAILSCSLIIYSQAAIATITLPLRSKKGMVVSAHPLASDAGIAMLRQGGNAIDAAVATTFAISVVEPFSAGIGGGGFLLMHSGKTGEIKALDFRERAPLKATKDMYLDAEGKVRPNASVTGYLAVATPGTVAGLYEVHRRYGKLPWIEVVKPAIALAKDGFILRRVLSPSYLTVNDPRLQTMLNNPGMREIFTRDGEFYQPGERLVQRDLAGTLTDIARSPHSFYTGNIAWAIASDMAKNGGLITLEDLKAYKPIWRTPVCGNFRQAKICSMPPPSSGGIHLLQMLNMIGETDLQALGWHHPDALHLMVEAMKIAYADRSELLGDPDFITVPIEQLISPDYAKKRRQEIDMETAKPANQIKPVDLRSFPTSDSQPPTPHLVRNESTETSHLTVVDDQHNAVSLTFTINLGFGAGIATPGTGIVLNNEMDDFAAAPGVPNAFGLVGNEANAIAPRKTPLSSMTPTIITENGRLRMAVGTPGGSTIITQVLQIILNVLEYQMDVGAAVSLPRIHHQWLPDQLRVERWGLDVVTLQELRRRGHKINESNSWGNANAIAVTADGDLEAAADPRGQGFPSGF, encoded by the coding sequence ATGCCTATTTTGACTGTATCCCGACGGATTGCCATTGCTATCTTGTCTTGTAGCCTGATTATTTACAGCCAAGCCGCCATAGCCACTATTACATTACCCCTACGCAGTAAAAAGGGAATGGTAGTTTCAGCCCATCCGCTAGCGAGTGATGCCGGAATTGCCATGTTGCGCCAAGGTGGTAACGCCATTGATGCGGCTGTGGCGACAACTTTTGCTATTTCTGTAGTTGAGCCGTTTTCGGCAGGAATTGGCGGGGGTGGATTTTTATTGATGCACTCTGGGAAAACTGGCGAAATTAAAGCTCTAGATTTTCGCGAACGCGCACCTCTCAAAGCCACAAAAGATATGTATTTGGATGCAGAAGGTAAAGTGCGTCCCAATGCAAGTGTAACTGGCTATTTAGCTGTGGCGACACCAGGAACGGTAGCAGGATTGTATGAAGTGCATCGTCGTTATGGTAAGTTACCTTGGATAGAGGTGGTAAAACCTGCGATCGCACTGGCTAAAGATGGCTTTATTCTCAGGCGTGTACTATCTCCTAGTTATTTGACTGTCAATGATCCACGTCTCCAAACCATGCTAAATAACCCAGGAATGCGGGAGATTTTCACTCGTGACGGCGAATTTTATCAACCGGGAGAAAGACTGGTACAGCGTGACTTGGCAGGAACTTTAACAGATATTGCCCGCAGTCCTCATAGTTTTTATACCGGGAATATTGCCTGGGCGATCGCATCAGACATGGCTAAAAACGGCGGTTTAATTACTCTAGAAGACCTCAAAGCCTACAAACCAATTTGGCGGACTCCCGTTTGTGGAAACTTTCGTCAAGCTAAAATCTGCTCAATGCCACCACCTTCATCAGGAGGCATTCATTTATTGCAGATGTTAAACATGATTGGTGAGACTGATTTGCAAGCTTTAGGATGGCATCATCCTGATGCTTTACATTTAATGGTGGAAGCGATGAAAATTGCTTATGCTGATCGCTCAGAATTATTAGGTGACCCCGATTTCATCACAGTCCCTATAGAACAATTAATCAGCCCGGACTACGCCAAAAAACGCCGTCAAGAAATCGATATGGAAACGGCGAAACCTGCAAATCAAATCAAGCCAGTTGATTTACGTTCTTTCCCCACTTCTGATTCCCAACCCCCAACTCCCCATCTAGTGAGAAATGAATCAACTGAAACTAGCCACCTAACTGTAGTAGATGACCAACATAACGCCGTCAGTCTCACTTTCACCATTAATCTCGGTTTTGGTGCAGGTATAGCTACACCGGGGACTGGTATCGTCCTCAACAACGAGATGGATGATTTTGCTGCTGCGCCGGGAGTACCCAATGCCTTTGGTTTGGTGGGTAATGAAGCTAATGCGATCGCACCTCGCAAAACTCCCTTATCTAGCATGACTCCCACAATTATCACCGAGAATGGCCGTCTCCGCATGGCTGTGGGTACTCCTGGTGGTAGCACCATCATCACTCAGGTATTGCAAATCATCCTGAATGTGCTGGAATACCAAATGGATGTAGGTGCAGCAGTTTCTCTCCCGCGCATACATCACCAGTGGTTACCTGATCAGTTACGTGTGGAACGTTGGGGTTTAGATGTTGTGACGCTGCAAGAGTTACGTCGTCGGGGACACAAGATTAACGAAAGTAACTCTTGGGGTAATGCTAACGCGATCGCAGTCACCGCAGATGGAGATTTAGAAGCAGCAGCTGACCCTCGTGGTCAAGGTTTTCCCAGTGGTTTCTAA
- the psaK gene encoding photosystem I reaction center subunit PsaK, whose amino-acid sequence MFPSTLLAAVTTPLEWSPTVGVIMILANIVAIAFGKFTIKYPSVEPALPSANFFGGFGLPAVLATSAFGHILGAGVILGLHNIGRI is encoded by the coding sequence GTGTTTCCTTCAACCTTACTCGCTGCTGTAACCACACCTCTGGAATGGAGTCCTACTGTTGGTGTGATTATGATTCTAGCCAACATCGTTGCCATTGCCTTTGGCAAATTTACTATCAAGTACCCCAGCGTTGAACCAGCCCTACCTTCAGCCAATTTCTTTGGCGGTTTTGGTTTACCTGCGGTATTGGCAACTAGTGCCTTTGGTCATATCTTAGGTGCTGGTGTAATTTTAGGACTGCATAACATTGGCAGAATTTAG
- a CDS encoding SufE family protein, producing MSPIIDSLPPALAKIVQRFQRATEPKRRYEQLIWYAQKLKDFPETGKVPENKVPGCVSQVFITAALDDGKVVYEGDSDSQLTKGLVGLLIEGLNGLTPTQIVQLTPDFIQETGLNVSLTPSRANGFYNIFKTMQKKALECKLDLPS from the coding sequence ATGTCCCCAATTATAGATTCTTTGCCACCTGCTCTCGCTAAAATCGTCCAGCGCTTTCAACGTGCTACTGAACCAAAGCGGCGCTACGAACAATTAATCTGGTATGCTCAGAAGCTCAAGGATTTCCCTGAAACTGGCAAAGTACCAGAAAACAAAGTTCCTGGCTGTGTATCTCAGGTTTTTATCACCGCAGCCCTGGATGACGGTAAGGTTGTATACGAGGGTGATTCTGATTCCCAGTTGACCAAAGGATTAGTAGGGCTTTTGATTGAAGGCTTAAATGGACTAACTCCTACCCAAATTGTGCAACTCACCCCAGATTTTATTCAAGAAACAGGTTTAAATGTCAGTCTCACACCTTCCCGTGCTAATGGATTTTACAACATTTTCAAAACCATGCAAAAAAAAGCACTTGAATGTAAGTTAGATTTGCCTAGCTAA
- a CDS encoding alpha/beta fold hydrolase: protein MSTNLLSTYDPVGFGGAIQEYTWTWENQPLRVIYETIGTGSPLLLLPAFSSVSMRAEMGELAKLLAPHFQVTAIDWPGFGQSSRPSLNYRPEIYQQFLEDFVKTVFHTPITVVAAGHASSYVLQLAVKQPDIFTRILLLAPTWRGPLPTMGANPQIAEIVKGLVRSPIVGQALYKLNTTPSFLTWMYRRHVFTDDAKLTPSFIEKKWQTTQKRGARFASAAFVTGNLDAVRQQSDFLTLVQSLFVPLMVVIGESSPPKSREEMNALAALPGVRSVIVPGSLGLHEEYPDVVFTATQDFLF, encoded by the coding sequence ATGTCAACCAATTTACTATCAACCTATGATCCTGTAGGATTTGGTGGAGCAATTCAAGAATATACCTGGACTTGGGAAAACCAACCTTTACGGGTGATTTATGAAACCATCGGTACAGGTTCACCCCTTCTGCTTCTACCAGCTTTCAGTAGCGTCTCCATGCGTGCAGAAATGGGTGAACTTGCCAAATTACTAGCTCCCCACTTTCAAGTGACAGCAATAGACTGGCCAGGATTTGGACAATCTTCTCGTCCGAGTTTAAATTATCGACCAGAAATATATCAGCAATTTCTAGAAGATTTTGTTAAAACAGTTTTTCATACTCCCATTACTGTAGTAGCGGCTGGTCATGCTTCGAGTTACGTCTTGCAACTAGCTGTCAAGCAGCCTGATATTTTCACGCGGATTTTGCTACTAGCGCCCACTTGGCGCGGTCCTTTACCGACTATGGGAGCAAATCCACAGATAGCAGAAATTGTTAAAGGATTAGTGCGATCGCCTATAGTAGGTCAAGCCCTGTATAAACTCAACACCACACCATCCTTTTTAACTTGGATGTATCGCCGTCACGTTTTTACCGATGATGCTAAACTCACACCCAGTTTCATTGAGAAAAAATGGCAAACCACGCAAAAACGAGGAGCTAGATTTGCTTCTGCGGCTTTTGTCACTGGAAATCTTGATGCTGTACGTCAGCAATCTGATTTTCTCACCCTTGTGCAATCTTTGTTTGTACCCCTCATGGTAGTAATTGGGGAGTCCAGTCCGCCGAAGTCAAGGGAAGAAATGAACGCTTTAGCCGCATTACCAGGAGTCAGAAGCGTGATAGTTCCTGGTTCCCTAGGACTGCATGAAGAATACCCAGATGTTGTATTCACAGCAACACAAGATTTTTTATTTTAA